In one window of Zingiber officinale cultivar Zhangliang chromosome 11A, Zo_v1.1, whole genome shotgun sequence DNA:
- the LOC122030948 gene encoding synaptonemal complex protein ZEP1-like isoform X2, translating into MKSLGLSSLKSLENFRSLAGPLAGSARAPAVYNPRGSSDSTSYGSFVNLKLTAEKLVKDQASVKTDLELAQTKLRKASDQIHVLETKLQQSLNENAKLKVKQKEDTKLWGGLDSKLSSTNTICDQLTETLQHLADQTCAAEETKGFFEGKLENTSKALDEFDKILNDLSAKLESANTKIVTGKQEILELKHEKEEVEKCFQDHRDATKNAMLEKDVGIKELHGIIEDKVANLKSLDAQLEEMVNELNSKEDTCRCLRTTITNLEKEKSSLQSANIDFAQTIEKSSQDLAELRELLNGLVTMIAKLHTESASLTNQISMLFSSIGVYCDLVNKKEKLTSERAQYKFDKLHEEFKKCRSENDTVKFNNQEQKDQILELQKAQEFSIVQHADECRLAEANIRDLETKIKDLLSNKSSSEKLTKELMEKIKDLSQSNAMSEAKGKKLSENISSLEAQNRDLLDQLQLVTEDGAKESEALKNEISKHNHTITSLKSDLSQLHKVLDEKEQLLTSFMEREKQLEEQKAEVQESLVSAEIKLSEAKKQYDLMLEGKKLELSKHLKDLSQKNDQAISDIRKNCEMEKLDVAMAEKEKADKIIKETERRCNEKIAENKEESQQCLMRVKEEHAAMVSQMEKNFEEKESKLLLQQREDLKRVQLQAENELRERISSLRKEHEFQIKAMMLQHEDESKKLQEELELQKSREFSVSSIKLMEPSVRKEHKHALTSPESRRKDLSLSGVMRTPMSSIMKKVEKPSRNIPKHRRKVTRHEYEIETSNGTTVTKRRKTKSTVMFGEPNSQRLFHPQPLNAVHDTTKIKEVSRGNHPNATNIGDLFSEGSLNPYADDPYAFD; encoded by the exons CAGGGGTTCTTCTGATTCGACTTCTTACGGTAGCTTTGTGAATTTGAAGCTAACTGCGG AAAAGTTGGTCAAAGATCAGGCTTCCGTCAAAACTGACCTTGAATTGGCG CAAACAAAACTGAGGAAGGCATCAGATCAGATACATGTGCTAGAAACCAAATTGCAACAATCATTAAACGAGAATGCAAAGCTTAAAGTAAAGCAAAAAGAAGACACAAAGCTCTGGGGTGGATTAGACTCTAAGCTCTCTTCAACCAATACAATATGTGATCAATTAACTGAAACTCTGCAACACTTGGCTGATCAAACATGTGCAG CTGAAGAGACTAAGGGATTCTTTGAAGGAAAGCTTGAGAACACTTCAAAAGCTCTTGATGaatttgataaaattttgaatgatttatcaGCAAAGTTAGAGAGCGCAAACACTAAGATAGTCACAG GGAAACAAGAGATTTTGGAGCTTAAGCATGAGAAAGAGGAAGTCGAAAAATGCTTTCAAGACCATCGTGATGCAACCAAGAATGCCATGCTGGAAAAAG ATGTTGGAATCAAAGAACTACATGGGATAATTGAAGACAAAGTGGCTAACTTGAAGTCTCTAGACGCTCAATTAGAAGAGATGGTTAATGAATTGAATTCGAAGGAAGATACCTGCAGATGCTTGAGAACTACTATTACTAATTTGGAAAAGGAAAAGAGTTCTCTCCAAAGTGCCAACATAGATTTTGCACAAACAATAGAGAAATCATCACAGGATCTTGCAGAACTTAGAGAGCTACTTAATGGTTTAGTTACTATGATAGCTAAACTACATACTGAGAGTGCATCTCTCACAAATCAGATTTCTATGTTATTCTCTTCAATTGGAGTTTATTGTGATTTGGTTAACAAGAAGGAGAAGTTAACATCTGAGCGTGCTCAGTACAAGTTTGATAAGCTACATGAGGAATTTAAAAAGTGCAGATCAGAGAATGACACTGTCAAATTTAACAATCAAGAGCAAAAAGATCAAATTTTGGAGCTGCAGAAAGCCCAAGAATTTTCCATTGTACAACATGCAGATGAGTGTCGATTGGCAGAAGCAAATATCAGGGACTTGGAAACTAAAATTAAGGATCTTCTTTCAAATAAGAGTAGTTCAGAAAAACTGACTAAAGAACTCATGGAGAAAATCAAGGATTTATCACAATCTAATGCCATGTCTGAGGCAAAGGGG AAAAAATTGTCGGAGAATATTTCCAGTTTAGAGGCACAGAATCGTGACTTACTGGATCAGCTGCAGTTGGTGACAGAGGATGGAGCTAAAGAGTCAGAAGCTCTTAAGAATGAGATTTCTAAGCACAATCATACGATTACTTCACTTAAAAGTGATCTCAGCCAGCTGCATAAAGTTCTAGACGAGAAGGAACAACTTCTTACAAGTTTTATGGAGAGAGAAAAACAATTGGAAGAGCAAAAAGCTGAG GTTCAAGAATCTCTAGTTTCAGCAGAAATCAAGCTAAGTGAAGCAAAAAAACAGTATGATTTGATGCTTGAAGGAAAGAAGCTGGAGTTATCAAAGCATTTGAAAGATCTATCTCAAAAAAATGACCAG GCAATCAGTGATATCCGGAAGAACTGTGAGATGGAAAAGTTGGATGTTGCTATGGCTGAAAAGGAGAAG GCAGACAAGATTATTAAGGAAACAGAAAGAAGATGCAATGAaaaaattgcagaaaataaagAAGAATCACAACAATGCTTAATGCGTGTTAAGGAGGAGCATGCTGCAATG GTTAGTCAAATGGAGAAAAATTTTGAGGAGAAGGAATCAAAACTTCTGCTTCAACAAAGGGAAGATCTAAAAAGAGTACAGCTACAGGCCGAAAATGAACTGAGGGAG AGAATTTCATCATTGAGGAAAGAGCATGAGTTTCAAATAAAAGCAATGATGTTGCAGCATGAAGATGAATCCAAAAAATTGCAAGAAGAATTGGAACTGCAGAAATCAAGG gAATTCTCTGTTTCATCAATAAAGCTGATGGAACCATCTGTTAGGAAAGAACATAAGCATGCACTAACAAGTCCAGAAAGCAGAAGGAAG GATTTGAGTTTGTCAGGAGTGATGCGGACACCCATGAGTAGCATAATGAAGAAAGTAGAGAAGCCTTCACGCAATATTCCTAAGCACAGGAGGAAG GTGACCCGCCACGAATATGAAATTGAGACATCAAATGGGACAACTGTTACGAAGCGCAGAAAGACAAAGAGCACAGTCATGTTTGGG GAGCCAAATAGTCAGAGGCTGTTTCACCCCCAGCCCCTTAATGCTGTCCATGACACAACAAAGATTAAGGAG GTAAGCAGGGGAAACCATCCGAATGCAACAAATATTGGTGACTTGTTCTCAGAGGGCTCCTTGAATCCTTATGCTGACGATCCATACGCATTTGACTAA
- the LOC122030948 gene encoding synaptonemal complex protein ZEP1-like isoform X1 produces MKSLGLSSLKSLENFRSLAGPLAGSARAPAVYNPRGSSDSTSYGSFVNLKLTAEKLVKDQASVKTDLELAQTKLRKASDQIHVLETKLQQSLNENAKLKVKQKEDTKLWGGLDSKLSSTNTICDQLTETLQHLADQTCAAEETKGFFEGKLENTSKALDEFDKILNDLSAKLESANTKIVTGKQEILELKHEKEEVEKCFQDHRDATKNAMLEKDVGIKELHGIIEDKVANLKSLDAQLEEMVNELNSKEDTCRCLRTTITNLEKEKSSLQSANIDFAQTIEKSSQDLAELRELLNGLVTMIAKLHTESASLTNQISMLFSSIGVYCDLVNKKEKLTSERAQYKFDKLHEEFKKCRSENDTVKFNNQEQKDQILELQKAQEFSIVQHADECRLAEANIRDLETKIKDLLSNKSSSEKLTKELMEKIKDLSQSNAMSEAKGKKLSENISSLEAQNRDLLDQLQLVTEDGAKESEALKNEISKHNHTITSLKSDLSQLHKVLDEKEQLLTSFMEREKQLEEQKAEVQESLVSAEIKLSEAKKQYDLMLEGKKLELSKHLKDLSQKNDQAISDIRKNCEMEKLDVAMAEKEKADKIIKETERRCNEKIAENKEESQQCLMRVKEEHAAMVSQMEKNFEEKESKLLLQQREDLKRVQLQAENELRERISSLRKEHEFQIKAMMLQHEDESKKLQEELELQKSREEKQRTLLQLQWKVMSENQQVDQEANSKKEFSVSSIKLMEPSVRKEHKHALTSPESRRKDLSLSGVMRTPMSSIMKKVEKPSRNIPKHRRKVTRHEYEIETSNGTTVTKRRKTKSTVMFGEPNSQRLFHPQPLNAVHDTTKIKEVSRGNHPNATNIGDLFSEGSLNPYADDPYAFD; encoded by the exons CAGGGGTTCTTCTGATTCGACTTCTTACGGTAGCTTTGTGAATTTGAAGCTAACTGCGG AAAAGTTGGTCAAAGATCAGGCTTCCGTCAAAACTGACCTTGAATTGGCG CAAACAAAACTGAGGAAGGCATCAGATCAGATACATGTGCTAGAAACCAAATTGCAACAATCATTAAACGAGAATGCAAAGCTTAAAGTAAAGCAAAAAGAAGACACAAAGCTCTGGGGTGGATTAGACTCTAAGCTCTCTTCAACCAATACAATATGTGATCAATTAACTGAAACTCTGCAACACTTGGCTGATCAAACATGTGCAG CTGAAGAGACTAAGGGATTCTTTGAAGGAAAGCTTGAGAACACTTCAAAAGCTCTTGATGaatttgataaaattttgaatgatttatcaGCAAAGTTAGAGAGCGCAAACACTAAGATAGTCACAG GGAAACAAGAGATTTTGGAGCTTAAGCATGAGAAAGAGGAAGTCGAAAAATGCTTTCAAGACCATCGTGATGCAACCAAGAATGCCATGCTGGAAAAAG ATGTTGGAATCAAAGAACTACATGGGATAATTGAAGACAAAGTGGCTAACTTGAAGTCTCTAGACGCTCAATTAGAAGAGATGGTTAATGAATTGAATTCGAAGGAAGATACCTGCAGATGCTTGAGAACTACTATTACTAATTTGGAAAAGGAAAAGAGTTCTCTCCAAAGTGCCAACATAGATTTTGCACAAACAATAGAGAAATCATCACAGGATCTTGCAGAACTTAGAGAGCTACTTAATGGTTTAGTTACTATGATAGCTAAACTACATACTGAGAGTGCATCTCTCACAAATCAGATTTCTATGTTATTCTCTTCAATTGGAGTTTATTGTGATTTGGTTAACAAGAAGGAGAAGTTAACATCTGAGCGTGCTCAGTACAAGTTTGATAAGCTACATGAGGAATTTAAAAAGTGCAGATCAGAGAATGACACTGTCAAATTTAACAATCAAGAGCAAAAAGATCAAATTTTGGAGCTGCAGAAAGCCCAAGAATTTTCCATTGTACAACATGCAGATGAGTGTCGATTGGCAGAAGCAAATATCAGGGACTTGGAAACTAAAATTAAGGATCTTCTTTCAAATAAGAGTAGTTCAGAAAAACTGACTAAAGAACTCATGGAGAAAATCAAGGATTTATCACAATCTAATGCCATGTCTGAGGCAAAGGGG AAAAAATTGTCGGAGAATATTTCCAGTTTAGAGGCACAGAATCGTGACTTACTGGATCAGCTGCAGTTGGTGACAGAGGATGGAGCTAAAGAGTCAGAAGCTCTTAAGAATGAGATTTCTAAGCACAATCATACGATTACTTCACTTAAAAGTGATCTCAGCCAGCTGCATAAAGTTCTAGACGAGAAGGAACAACTTCTTACAAGTTTTATGGAGAGAGAAAAACAATTGGAAGAGCAAAAAGCTGAG GTTCAAGAATCTCTAGTTTCAGCAGAAATCAAGCTAAGTGAAGCAAAAAAACAGTATGATTTGATGCTTGAAGGAAAGAAGCTGGAGTTATCAAAGCATTTGAAAGATCTATCTCAAAAAAATGACCAG GCAATCAGTGATATCCGGAAGAACTGTGAGATGGAAAAGTTGGATGTTGCTATGGCTGAAAAGGAGAAG GCAGACAAGATTATTAAGGAAACAGAAAGAAGATGCAATGAaaaaattgcagaaaataaagAAGAATCACAACAATGCTTAATGCGTGTTAAGGAGGAGCATGCTGCAATG GTTAGTCAAATGGAGAAAAATTTTGAGGAGAAGGAATCAAAACTTCTGCTTCAACAAAGGGAAGATCTAAAAAGAGTACAGCTACAGGCCGAAAATGAACTGAGGGAG AGAATTTCATCATTGAGGAAAGAGCATGAGTTTCAAATAAAAGCAATGATGTTGCAGCATGAAGATGAATCCAAAAAATTGCAAGAAGAATTGGAACTGCAGAAATCAAGG GAAGAAAAGCAGAGAACATTGTTACAATTGCAGTGGAAAGTAATGAGTGAAAATCAACAAGTTGACCAGGAAGCAAACTCTAAAAAG gAATTCTCTGTTTCATCAATAAAGCTGATGGAACCATCTGTTAGGAAAGAACATAAGCATGCACTAACAAGTCCAGAAAGCAGAAGGAAG GATTTGAGTTTGTCAGGAGTGATGCGGACACCCATGAGTAGCATAATGAAGAAAGTAGAGAAGCCTTCACGCAATATTCCTAAGCACAGGAGGAAG GTGACCCGCCACGAATATGAAATTGAGACATCAAATGGGACAACTGTTACGAAGCGCAGAAAGACAAAGAGCACAGTCATGTTTGGG GAGCCAAATAGTCAGAGGCTGTTTCACCCCCAGCCCCTTAATGCTGTCCATGACACAACAAAGATTAAGGAG GTAAGCAGGGGAAACCATCCGAATGCAACAAATATTGGTGACTTGTTCTCAGAGGGCTCCTTGAATCCTTATGCTGACGATCCATACGCATTTGACTAA